GCGCAGCCTTGATAGCGTATTTTTACGATTGCACCTTGCTCGATATTACTGAGCTTAGAGATAACAGATAAGTTATTAAAGTAGACTTCAGTGCGACCAAAAAACTCATCTTCAATCATCTTGCCTTTTTCAAGTTCTGGCACTTGGATGTCGGCTTGTTTGGCGATAATTTGAAGATTCTTCTTATATAAGTAATAGCCGTCGGCGATGTCCCAACCCACAAACAAGGTGTTGCCTTGCTGGTCAAAATCGAACTTGAATGCTTCTTTTACTGGTAAAAAAGTCTGTTGTTTAGGAGCCAGTAAGCTGTCTAGCACCGCATTGTTTGCTTGCGCGGGAAACCACATCAGCAATGAGAAAAGAACTACTAAGAGTCGCATTACAATAATACCTCGTCCATCCATTTGAAATAAGCTAAGTTGCCGCTGGTGACGTCCACGACTTGAATTTCTGGGACATCATAACTGTGTAAGTCGCGAATAGCGGCCATCACTTGCTCTAGTTTTTCGGATTTTGTCTTGATTAACAGCTTGGTCTCTTGTGCATGTTCAACCTGACCTTCCCAAACATAAATAGATTCCACTGCCGGGATTAGGTTCACACAAGCTGCAAGTTTTTGCGTTACAAGTTGCGTTGCAATCTTACGCGCTTCTGCAACCGAATCGCATGTAGATAAGACGAGTTTATATCTTACGCCCATTGCCATTTCCATTTTAGGGTTAGTAATGGCATCTTAGCGGATAGCTCCTCTTTTCTAAAGCGTCTTACTTGTATCGCTTGAATTAAGACCTTTGCACCCATATTTATCTTTCGTAGATTTGGAGAAAGTATGTTTAGATTCTTATTTATTTTATTTATCGCTATTCCGATTATTGAAATTGCTTTGCTGATCCAAGTCAGCGAGGTGATAGGCGGTTTTGCTACCATTGCGCTTGTAATTGGTACCGCCATTTTAGGGGCAAGACTGGTTAAACAGCAGGGTCTTGGCGCTTATGTCAACGTACAGCAACAGATGTCTCGTGGGCAATTGCCTGCACAAGATTTATTTACCGGTTTGTGTGTGATCATTGCCGGTGTGCTATTGATGACGCCTGGGATCATGACCGATGTATTAGGTTTTTTACTGTTAACCCCAGCCGTTAGAAAAAGGCTGGCGCAGTCGCTTTTAGCTCATGCCACCGTAAGAGTGCAAACAGGCATGCACTCAGGTCAGTCACCGTTTGCTAATCAATCACGCGACGGGCGTGCGGAGCAGCAGGAAGAAATTAGAGATCCATTTAAAAATCAATCGGGTAGAAATTCTTCAACAACGATTGAAGGTGAATACGAAAGAAAAGACTAAATTTTTTTGGTTTTTTCTCTTGGGTTTTAATTTGCCCATCCCCATAAATGAAAGCAATTAAAATTGCGTGTGTTAACCACAACCTGTGGATGTAACACCGCCTTAAAAAAGCATTA
This portion of the Pseudoalteromonas sp. GCY genome encodes:
- the cutA gene encoding divalent-cation tolerance protein CutA; amino-acid sequence: MGVRYKLVLSTCDSVAEARKIATQLVTQKLAACVNLIPAVESIYVWEGQVEHAQETKLLIKTKSEKLEQVMAAIRDLHSYDVPEIQVVDVTSGNLAYFKWMDEVLL
- a CDS encoding FxsA family protein, with protein sequence MFRFLFILFIAIPIIEIALLIQVSEVIGGFATIALVIGTAILGARLVKQQGLGAYVNVQQQMSRGQLPAQDLFTGLCVIIAGVLLMTPGIMTDVLGFLLLTPAVRKRLAQSLLAHATVRVQTGMHSGQSPFANQSRDGRAEQQEEIRDPFKNQSGRNSSTTIEGEYERKD